A window from Glaciimonas sp. PCH181 encodes these proteins:
- a CDS encoding isovaleryl-CoA dehydrogenase — protein sequence MVHLPGLSFDHGEDIVALRETIQQFAAAEIAPRAAEIDRTDQFPMDLWKKMGDLGLLGITADEAYGGIGMGYLAHIIALEEISRASASVGLSYGAHSNLCVNQISRNGNAEQKAKYLPKLISGDHIGALAMSEPNAGSDVVSMKLRADLKGDRWVLNGTKMWITNGPDADVMVVYAKTDLAAGSRGMTAFLVEKNFKGFSVAQKLDKLGMRGSHTGELVFQDCEVPVENVLGNVGKGVNVLMSGLDFERTVLSGGPLGIMQACMDVVVPYVHDRKQFGQAIGEFQLMQGKLADMYSTMMACKAYVYAVGQACDRAKTPEAVRMLRKDAAGAILYSAEKATWMAGEAIQTLGGNGYINEYPVGRLWRDAKLYEIGAGTSEIRRMLIGRELFSETA from the coding sequence ATGGTCCATTTACCCGGTTTAAGTTTTGATCATGGCGAAGATATCGTCGCCTTGCGAGAAACAATTCAGCAATTTGCCGCCGCAGAAATCGCGCCCCGCGCCGCAGAAATCGATCGTACCGATCAGTTTCCGATGGATTTGTGGAAAAAAATGGGCGATTTAGGTCTGCTCGGGATTACCGCGGACGAAGCCTACGGCGGCATCGGCATGGGCTATCTGGCGCACATCATCGCGCTGGAAGAAATTTCGCGCGCCTCCGCATCGGTCGGTCTTTCCTACGGTGCGCATTCCAATCTCTGCGTTAACCAGATCAGCCGCAACGGTAATGCCGAGCAAAAAGCCAAGTATTTACCGAAATTGATTTCCGGTGATCATATCGGCGCGCTTGCCATGTCCGAGCCAAACGCTGGTTCCGACGTTGTCAGCATGAAATTGCGCGCCGATTTAAAAGGTGACCGCTGGGTGCTGAACGGTACCAAAATGTGGATTACCAATGGCCCTGACGCCGATGTCATGGTGGTCTACGCCAAGACTGATCTAGCCGCCGGTTCACGTGGCATGACCGCATTTCTGGTCGAAAAAAACTTCAAAGGTTTCAGCGTCGCCCAAAAACTCGACAAACTCGGCATGCGCGGTTCGCATACCGGCGAATTGGTGTTTCAGGACTGCGAAGTACCGGTTGAAAACGTCCTCGGCAACGTCGGCAAAGGCGTCAATGTCTTGATGTCGGGCCTGGATTTTGAGCGTACCGTCTTATCCGGCGGACCGCTGGGCATCATGCAAGCGTGTATGGATGTCGTCGTGCCTTATGTGCATGACCGCAAACAGTTCGGACAAGCTATCGGCGAATTCCAGCTGATGCAGGGCAAGCTGGCCGATATGTATTCGACCATGATGGCCTGTAAAGCTTATGTCTACGCCGTCGGGCAGGCTTGCGACCGCGCCAAAACGCCAGAAGCGGTGCGCATGTTGCGCAAAGACGCTGCCGGTGCGATTCTGTATTCCGCTGAAAAAGCCACGTGGATGGCAGGCGAAGCGATTCAGACGCTGGGCGGCAACGGCTACATCAACGAATATCCGGTTGGCCGTCTATGGCGTGATGCAAAATTATATGAAATTGGCGCGGGAACGAGCGAGATCCGTCGTATGCTGATTGGCCGTGAATTGTTTTCTGAGACAGCCTGA
- a CDS encoding DinB family protein: protein MQRHFELLARYHLWATEKILSHIASISEDDYRRDCGLFFHSIHGTLNHMLVGELHWHARFTNSNPITIPLNAEVEPDRVALASALHTAVARWNDFVDNIAPERFDTQLMYSRANGEKTTTPFAPTLAHVFNHGTHHRGQLSAALTCLGYPVPELDLIYKIREEITPETKQ from the coding sequence ATGCAACGCCATTTTGAATTGTTAGCCCGCTATCACCTCTGGGCCACAGAAAAAATCCTCTCCCACATCGCCAGCATCAGCGAGGATGACTATCGCCGCGATTGCGGACTTTTTTTCCACTCAATTCACGGCACCCTAAATCACATGTTAGTCGGCGAACTTCATTGGCACGCCCGCTTCACTAACAGTAACCCGATAACAATCCCCCTAAACGCAGAAGTCGAACCCGACCGCGTCGCGCTAGCATCTGCATTACACACAGCAGTCGCACGCTGGAATGACTTCGTCGACAACATCGCGCCAGAACGTTTTGACACCCAATTAATGTACAGCCGAGCTAACGGTGAAAAAACAACCACACCGTTTGCGCCAACCCTAGCCCACGTATTTAACCATGGCACCCATCACCGGGGCCAACTTAGCGCCGCGCTAACCTGCCTCGGTTATCCCGTCCCAGAACTAGATCTTATTTACAAAATACGCGAAGAAATAACACCGGAAACCAAACAATGA
- the aceK gene encoding bifunctional isocitrate dehydrogenase kinase/phosphatase produces the protein MMTPAFPKLLSSQIAFDTARTILDGFDKHYRLFREVSHAAKRHFECGDWKAAQTEARERIAFYDTRVSECVRILEDEYDEVDLTDAVWREVKLHYIGLLIDHKQPELAETFFNSVCCKILHRAYFHNDFIFVRPAVSTEYLDTDEMLPTYRVYYPVLDGMHATLKRILTNFQLQRPFANLDRDVTLAEQRFQQIFSATALEPNHQIQVLSTLFYRNKGAYMVGKIINGSNEYPFVIPILHNRNGDLVLDAVLLERKVLAVLFSFTRAYFMVDMEVPSAYVQFLRSLMPEKPRSEIYTILGLQKLGKALFYRDFLRHLRHSSDNFEIAPGIRGLVMVVFALPSFPYVFKVIKDYFPAPKETTTALVKEKYLLVKNHDRVGRMADTLEYSSVAFPRGRFDDELLAELKKVAPSVVEEDGDEIVIKHLYIERRMVPLNIYLSSAQNDADQAAIEHGILEYGNAIKELVAANIFPGDMLYKNFGVTRHNRVVFYDYDEIEYITDCNFRTIPLPRNEEEEMSAEPWYAVAKNDVFPEQFGTFLLGNPSVRKYFLKHHADLLTQQYWQQRKQHILEGHFDDVFPYPQECRFKNTPKSAVTTPPDFGQVQAK, from the coding sequence ATGATGACGCCAGCATTCCCTAAATTACTTTCGTCCCAAATCGCCTTCGATACGGCGCGGACGATATTGGATGGCTTCGACAAGCATTACCGCTTGTTTCGCGAAGTCAGCCATGCGGCGAAGCGTCATTTTGAATGTGGAGACTGGAAAGCCGCGCAGACCGAAGCGCGCGAACGGATTGCTTTTTACGACACCCGCGTCAGCGAATGCGTGCGGATTCTGGAAGACGAATACGACGAAGTCGATCTCACCGACGCTGTCTGGCGCGAGGTCAAACTGCATTACATCGGCCTGTTGATCGATCACAAGCAACCTGAACTGGCCGAGACGTTTTTTAACTCGGTCTGTTGCAAGATTTTGCATCGCGCCTATTTTCATAATGACTTCATCTTTGTGCGCCCGGCGGTCTCGACTGAATATCTGGATACCGATGAAATGTTGCCCACTTATCGGGTGTATTACCCGGTGCTGGATGGCATGCATGCCACGCTCAAACGCATCCTTACCAATTTTCAGCTGCAACGGCCTTTCGCTAATCTGGACCGCGATGTCACGCTGGCAGAGCAACGTTTTCAGCAGATTTTCAGCGCCACCGCGTTAGAGCCGAATCATCAGATTCAAGTCTTATCGACACTGTTCTATCGCAATAAAGGCGCGTACATGGTCGGCAAGATCATTAACGGCAGCAACGAATATCCGTTCGTGATTCCGATTTTGCATAACCGCAACGGCGATCTGGTGCTGGATGCAGTGCTACTTGAGCGCAAGGTATTGGCCGTGTTGTTCTCGTTTACGCGTGCGTATTTCATGGTCGATATGGAAGTGCCATCTGCCTATGTGCAGTTTTTGCGCTCGCTGATGCCAGAAAAACCGCGGAGTGAAATTTATACGATTCTGGGTTTGCAAAAGCTCGGAAAAGCTCTGTTTTATCGCGATTTTTTACGTCATTTACGCCATTCCTCAGACAATTTTGAAATTGCGCCCGGTATCCGTGGGTTGGTGATGGTGGTGTTTGCGTTGCCATCGTTTCCGTATGTGTTCAAGGTGATCAAAGACTATTTCCCTGCACCGAAAGAAACCACGACCGCGTTGGTTAAAGAAAAATATTTATTGGTAAAAAATCATGACCGAGTAGGCCGCATGGCCGATACGCTGGAATATTCCAGTGTCGCGTTTCCGCGTGGACGCTTTGATGACGAATTGCTGGCCGAATTGAAAAAAGTCGCGCCGTCTGTGGTCGAGGAAGATGGCGACGAAATCGTCATCAAACATCTCTATATCGAGCGCCGCATGGTGCCGTTGAATATCTATCTGAGCAGCGCGCAAAATGATGCCGATCAGGCCGCGATTGAGCACGGCATACTTGAATACGGCAATGCCATCAAAGAACTGGTCGCGGCGAACATTTTTCCCGGCGATATGCTGTACAAGAATTTCGGTGTCACGCGTCACAATCGCGTCGTCTTTTATGACTATGATGAGATTGAATACATTACGGATTGCAATTTCCGCACGATTCCGTTGCCGCGTAATGAAGAGGAGGAAATGTCCGCCGAACCTTGGTATGCGGTCGCTAAAAACGATGTATTTCCAGAGCAATTCGGGACGTTTCTATTGGGCAACCCCAGCGTCAGAAAGTATTTTTTAAAGCATCACGCAGATTTATTGACCCAACAGTACTGGCAGCAACGCAAACAGCACATACTGGAAGGCCATTTCGACGACGTTTTTCCTTACCCACAAGAATGTCGTTTTAAAAATACCCCCAAATCGGCGGTCACCACGCCACCAGATTTTGGGCAAGTTCAAGCTAAGTAA
- a CDS encoding carboxyl transferase domain-containing protein encodes MPQLESKLNPRSEDFQQNASALNLLVDDLRQKVAQIAEGGGDAARKKHVARGKLLPRDRVQMLLDPGTPFMEFSQLAAYHVYKDKDGSDAAPAAGVITGIGRVAGQECVIVCNDATVKGGTYYPLTVKKHLRAQEIAEQNNLPCIYLVDSGGANLPNQDDVFPDRDHFGRIFYNQAHLSAKGIPQIAVVMGSCTAGGAYVPAMSDESIIVKNQGTIFLAGPPLVKAATGEVVSAEDLGGGDVHTRLSGVADHLAQNDLHALALARTIVSNLNRKKPEGPVLRVVVEPKYPAHELYGVIPLDTRKPFDVREVIARVVDGSEFDEFKARYGTTLICGFAHIYGMPVGIIANNGILFSEAALKGTHFIELCSQRKIPLVFLQNITGFMVGRKYENEGIARNGAKMVTAVATTAVPKLTVIIGGSFGAGNYGMCGRAFSPRFLWMWPNARISVMGGDQAAGVLATVKRDGIEAKGGSWSAEEEEAFKSPIRDQYEHQGHPYYASARLWDDGVIDPADTRRVLGLGLSAALNAPVAESKFGVFRM; translated from the coding sequence ATGCCCCAGCTAGAAAGCAAACTGAATCCACGTAGCGAAGATTTTCAGCAGAATGCTAGCGCGCTCAATTTGCTGGTCGATGACTTGCGTCAAAAGGTGGCGCAGATTGCCGAAGGCGGCGGCGATGCAGCACGTAAAAAGCATGTTGCACGCGGTAAATTATTGCCGCGAGATCGGGTGCAAATGCTGCTTGATCCGGGTACGCCTTTCATGGAGTTTTCGCAACTGGCGGCGTATCACGTCTATAAAGATAAGGACGGCAGCGATGCCGCACCGGCTGCGGGCGTGATCACCGGGATCGGTCGCGTTGCTGGGCAAGAGTGCGTGATTGTTTGCAATGATGCGACGGTGAAAGGTGGGACTTATTATCCGTTGACCGTCAAAAAACATCTACGCGCACAAGAAATCGCCGAGCAAAATAATTTGCCGTGTATTTATCTGGTCGATAGCGGCGGTGCCAATTTGCCGAATCAGGATGACGTTTTTCCAGACCGCGATCATTTTGGTCGGATTTTTTATAATCAGGCGCATTTGTCGGCCAAGGGAATTCCGCAAATTGCTGTCGTGATGGGGTCTTGCACTGCCGGTGGCGCGTATGTTCCGGCCATGAGCGATGAGTCGATCATCGTCAAGAATCAGGGAACAATTTTTCTGGCCGGACCGCCGTTAGTTAAGGCGGCAACGGGCGAAGTTGTCAGCGCGGAAGATTTGGGTGGTGGCGACGTGCACACACGTTTGTCGGGCGTTGCCGATCATCTGGCGCAGAACGATCTGCACGCATTGGCGCTGGCTCGCACGATAGTGTCGAATTTAAATCGTAAGAAACCAGAAGGCCCGGTATTGCGCGTAGTAGTCGAGCCGAAATATCCGGCGCATGAATTATATGGCGTGATTCCGTTAGATACGCGTAAGCCGTTCGATGTCCGCGAAGTCATTGCGCGGGTCGTGGATGGCAGCGAATTCGATGAATTCAAGGCGCGTTATGGGACGACGTTAATTTGCGGTTTTGCGCATATTTATGGCATGCCGGTGGGGATTATTGCGAACAACGGGATTTTGTTTTCTGAAGCCGCGTTGAAAGGCACGCACTTTATTGAGTTGTGTTCCCAGCGCAAAATTCCGTTGGTGTTTTTGCAGAATATTACGGGGTTTATGGTTGGGCGCAAGTATGAGAATGAGGGCATTGCGCGCAATGGAGCGAAGATGGTGACGGCGGTTGCGACGACCGCTGTGCCGAAGTTGACGGTGATTATTGGCGGGAGTTTTGGTGCCGGTAATTACGGGATGTGCGGACGGGCTTTTTCGCCGCGGTTTTTGTGGATGTGGCCGAATGCGCGGATTTCTGTGATGGGTGGAGATCAGGCAGCGGGTGTGCTGGCTACGGTTAAGCGGGATGGTATTGAGGCTAAAGGTGGGAGTTGGAGTGCTGAGGAGGAAGAGGCGTTTAAGTCGCCGATTCGGGATCAGTATGAACATCAGGGGCATCCCTATTATGCTTCTGCGCGATTGTGGGATGACGGGGTTATTGATCCTGCCGATACGCGGAGGGTGTTGGGATTGGGGTTGAGTGCGGCGCTCAATGCGCCTGTTGCGGAGAGTAAATTTGGGGTTTTTCGAATGTAA
- a CDS encoding acetyl-CoA C-acetyltransferase: MSDSIVIVGAARTPMGAFQGDFASLNASDLGAVAIKAAVERAGLTPEQVDSVMFGNVLQAGQGQAPARQATIKAGLPLSTNAATISKVCGSAMQATMFAHDALLAGSAEVVVAGGMESMTNAPYLVPKARGGYRIGHGTILDHMMLDGLEDAYSRSENGGGRSMGTFGEECAAKYNFTREEQDHFAVSSVKRAQAAAADGLFKWEIAPVTVTSRAGEVIIDKDEGPAKAKVEKIPTLRAAFKKDGTITAASSSSINDGAAALVLMLESTAKKLGCTPIARIVGHASHSQAPDWFTTAPVGAIEKLYKKVGWTGADVDLFEINEAFAVVPMAAMKEHNIPHEKMNVHGGACALGHPIGASGARIIVTLLGALKATGGKRGVASLCIGGGEATAMAIELL, encoded by the coding sequence ATGAGTGATTCAATTGTTATCGTCGGCGCAGCGCGTACCCCAATGGGCGCATTTCAAGGTGATTTTGCTTCGCTGAACGCCAGTGATTTGGGCGCAGTGGCGATCAAAGCCGCAGTCGAGCGCGCCGGTCTGACACCGGAACAAGTCGATAGCGTCATGTTCGGTAATGTATTGCAGGCAGGGCAGGGTCAGGCTCCCGCACGTCAGGCGACGATCAAAGCTGGCTTGCCACTGTCGACCAACGCCGCAACGATCTCTAAAGTCTGCGGTTCTGCGATGCAGGCAACCATGTTTGCGCACGATGCATTGCTGGCCGGTTCGGCTGAAGTAGTGGTTGCAGGCGGTATGGAATCGATGACCAACGCGCCGTATCTGGTCCCGAAAGCACGCGGCGGTTATCGCATCGGCCACGGCACGATTCTGGATCATATGATGTTGGATGGTCTTGAAGATGCGTATTCCAGAAGCGAAAATGGCGGCGGTCGCTCGATGGGTACTTTTGGTGAAGAATGCGCGGCTAAATACAATTTCACGCGGGAAGAACAAGATCATTTTGCTGTTAGTTCAGTCAAGCGTGCGCAAGCCGCTGCCGCCGATGGCCTGTTCAAGTGGGAAATCGCGCCAGTCACGGTTACCAGCCGTGCCGGTGAGGTCATCATCGACAAGGATGAAGGCCCGGCCAAAGCAAAAGTCGAAAAAATCCCGACACTGCGCGCAGCTTTCAAAAAGGACGGTACGATCACAGCGGCATCGTCGTCCTCGATCAACGACGGCGCTGCTGCGCTGGTGCTGATGCTTGAATCCACCGCCAAGAAACTCGGCTGCACACCGATTGCCCGCATCGTCGGTCACGCCAGTCATTCACAAGCACCGGATTGGTTCACGACTGCCCCGGTCGGCGCGATTGAAAAACTCTACAAAAAAGTCGGCTGGACTGGCGCTGATGTCGATCTGTTCGAAATCAACGAGGCTTTTGCCGTGGTGCCGATGGCAGCGATGAAAGAGCACAATATTCCGCACGAAAAAATGAACGTCCACGGCGGCGCATGTGCGTTGGGACATCCAATCGGCGCATCCGGTGCGCGCATTATTGTGACATTGCTGGGCGCGCTAAAAGCGACCGGCGGCAAGCGTGGCGTAGCGTCGTTGTGTATCGGCGGCGGTGAAGCTACTGCGATGGCGATTGAGCTGCTGTAA
- a CDS encoding MerR family DNA-binding transcriptional regulator — protein MPTYTITELAREFDITPRAIRFYEDQGLLSPTRDGAGGRNRVYSARERTRLKLTLRGKRLGLTLLEIKSLVDMYDSPKDTAAQLERFLAVLANQRALLEQQREDIDATLEEVLVQEIECTRLLKTDQFRKTESVPDKTT, from the coding sequence ATGCCGACCTATACCATCACCGAACTTGCACGCGAATTCGATATAACGCCACGGGCTATCCGGTTTTATGAAGACCAGGGCCTGCTCAGTCCCACGCGCGATGGCGCTGGCGGCCGTAATCGGGTGTATTCAGCGCGTGAGCGTACCCGCTTAAAGCTGACATTGCGCGGTAAACGTTTAGGTTTGACGTTGCTGGAAATCAAAAGTCTGGTCGATATGTACGATTCGCCCAAAGATACCGCGGCTCAGCTTGAGCGTTTTTTAGCAGTGCTGGCAAATCAGCGCGCTTTGCTAGAACAGCAGCGCGAGGATATCGATGCCACGCTGGAAGAGGTGTTGGTGCAAGAAATCGAATGCACAAGATTGTTGAAAACCGATCAATTCAGGAAGACAGAAAGCGTTCCGGATAAGACAACTTAA
- a CDS encoding pyridoxal-phosphate dependent enzyme, with product MTSLHIETALLAHPQLSVALDKQVWLKMENTQPSGSFKLRGIGLLCQRAVAGGATRLVCPSGGNAGFAAAFAGAALGVQTTVVVPETTSAAVIQRIRNIGAEVMIRGSAWHEANQYALQLCQEDGVIYIPPFNHPDIWDGNATLIDEAAAQAKARNTDFDVVICAVGGGGLMSGILEGMHRNGMQDVPLIAAETDGAASLHAAVQADALVSLPAVTSIATSLGATRVAEAAFDWTRQHQVHSVTVSDAQAIEACLSFADDMRTLVEPACGAALAVAYQSLPVLAPFKRPLIVVCGGIGVSLAALAGWKETFSL from the coding sequence ATGACCTCTTTGCACATTGAAACCGCCCTATTAGCGCATCCGCAACTATCTGTCGCCCTCGATAAACAGGTGTGGCTCAAAATGGAAAATACCCAGCCTTCCGGGTCTTTTAAACTGCGCGGAATTGGTTTGCTGTGCCAGCGCGCAGTGGCTGGCGGTGCCACGCGTTTGGTTTGTCCCTCGGGCGGCAATGCCGGCTTTGCAGCCGCCTTTGCCGGGGCCGCGTTGGGTGTGCAAACCACCGTTGTCGTGCCGGAAACCACCAGCGCTGCCGTCATCCAGCGTATTCGCAACATCGGCGCAGAGGTAATGATCCGTGGCAGCGCCTGGCATGAGGCAAATCAATACGCTTTGCAACTTTGCCAGGAAGACGGCGTGATCTACATTCCGCCATTCAATCATCCCGATATCTGGGACGGCAACGCCACGCTGATCGACGAAGCTGCAGCGCAAGCCAAAGCACGCAATACAGATTTTGATGTCGTCATTTGCGCCGTCGGCGGTGGTGGTCTGATGTCCGGCATACTGGAAGGCATGCACCGCAACGGCATGCAAGACGTGCCGCTGATTGCTGCAGAAACCGACGGCGCAGCATCGTTGCACGCGGCGGTACAAGCGGATGCATTGGTCTCGTTACCGGCGGTCACCTCGATTGCCACTTCTCTGGGCGCAACCCGCGTCGCCGAAGCCGCATTTGACTGGACCCGCCAGCATCAGGTGCATAGCGTGACTGTCAGCGATGCGCAAGCGATTGAGGCTTGTCTGTCGTTTGCCGATGATATGCGCACGCTGGTTGAACCCGCTTGCGGCGCGGCATTAGCAGTGGCCTACCAAAGTTTGCCCGTATTGGCACCGTTTAAGCGGCCCTTGATCGTTGTCTGCGGCGGTATCGGCGTCAGTCTGGCAGCATTAGCTGGATGGAAAGAAACATTTTCGCTCTGA
- a CDS encoding YchJ family protein: MCPCGGGLFSACCGRFIAQHALPQTAEELMRSRYTAYTLRDDVYLRATWHHSTRPVSENIAADDAGMKWLGLDIRKHQPGSERATVEFVARYKIGGRAERLHEVSQFVREPVTTGIDHQQTEMRWFYVDGVFPEK, from the coding sequence ATGTGCCCATGCGGTGGCGGTCTGTTTTCAGCATGCTGCGGACGTTTTATCGCACAGCACGCGTTACCGCAAACGGCAGAAGAATTAATGCGTTCGCGTTACACGGCGTACACGTTGCGCGATGACGTTTATCTGCGGGCGACGTGGCATCACAGCACACGACCTGTATCAGAGAATATCGCAGCCGATGATGCCGGAATGAAATGGCTCGGTCTGGACATCCGTAAGCATCAGCCGGGCAGCGAACGTGCCACAGTCGAATTCGTTGCGCGTTACAAAATCGGCGGTCGTGCCGAGCGCTTGCATGAAGTAAGTCAGTTTGTAAGAGAACCGGTGACGACCGGGATCGACCATCAGCAAACGGAAATGCGCTGGTTTTATGTGGATGGTGTTTTTCCAGAAAAATAA
- a CDS encoding 2-hydroxychromene-2-carboxylate isomerase, translating to MSAAIDFYFDFSSPYGYFAAARIDELAGKYGRDVEWHPILLGAVFKTTGSAPLTELPMKGKYSLHDFERSARYHGIPYSRPPAFPLPTQVAARAMLWTQSKHGADQSIKFAKLVYQAMFVDGVNIAEPLNIIDIARKNGFDTDGMAEGINSLSIKNQLKAEIDLAMARGVFGSPFVIVDGESFWGFDRFEQVEAMLKFGKI from the coding sequence ATGAGCGCTGCAATCGATTTCTATTTTGATTTTTCTTCCCCTTACGGCTATTTTGCCGCTGCTCGTATTGACGAGCTGGCCGGGAAATACGGCCGCGATGTTGAATGGCATCCGATTTTGCTTGGGGCTGTTTTCAAAACCACGGGCTCGGCACCGCTGACAGAACTGCCGATGAAGGGAAAATATTCACTGCATGATTTTGAACGCAGTGCGCGCTATCACGGCATTCCTTACAGCCGTCCGCCAGCGTTTCCGCTGCCTACGCAAGTCGCCGCCCGTGCGATGTTGTGGACCCAAAGCAAACATGGCGCGGATCAATCGATCAAGTTCGCCAAGCTGGTCTATCAGGCGATGTTTGTCGACGGCGTGAATATCGCTGAGCCATTGAATATCATCGATATTGCGCGTAAAAATGGCTTTGACACCGATGGCATGGCAGAAGGCATCAACAGTTTATCGATCAAAAACCAGCTAAAAGCAGAAATCGATCTGGCAATGGCGCGTGGTGTTTTCGGTTCGCCGTTTGTGATCGTTGATGGTGAATCGTTTTGGGGCTTTGACCGTTTTGAGCAAGTCGAAGCAATGTTGAAATTCGGTAAAATTTAA
- a CDS encoding AMP-binding protein: MQANNDFSVNDSTTMPVNLAMSAATGSNETPLIEQTLAAFFDDMVNRVPDNEALVACHQKVRLTYRQLQTESRRLASALLKIGIERGDRVGIWSHNNTEWLLMQLATARVGIILVNINPAYRVSELEYALNKVGCKALVTMTIFKTSDYLEMLRTVAPELATCAPGQLIAARVPTLKTVVQLGSEILPGMMRFADLIASGDADDAQVAAISATLDATDAINIQFTSGTTGFPKGATLTHRNILNNGYFIGEAMRLTAQDRLCIPVPLYHCFGMVLGNLACLTHGATIVYPNDGFDALSVLQAVQDERCTGLHGVPTMFIAELDHPRFAEFDLATLRTGIMAGSPCPTEIMKRVVRDMHLEQITIAYGMTETSPVSCQSLTDTPLSKRVSTVGQVHPHLEVKMVDPESGEIVAIGATGELCTRGYSVMQGYWDDLPKTQEAIDADGWMHTGDLATMDSEGYVNIVGRMKDMVIRGGENIYPREIEEFLYRHPAVQDVQVVGVPDPKYGEELCAWVILRPGQSVDEDGLRAFCKDQIAYYKIPRYIRFVAAFPMTVTGKIQKFKIRDAMKEELQITDVKTA; this comes from the coding sequence ATGCAAGCGAATAACGATTTTTCAGTGAATGATTCAACGACAATGCCAGTTAATCTAGCAATGAGTGCAGCCACCGGCAGTAACGAAACGCCGCTGATCGAGCAGACGCTTGCCGCATTTTTTGATGACATGGTAAACCGCGTGCCTGACAATGAAGCGCTAGTCGCATGTCATCAAAAGGTACGCCTGACCTATCGTCAATTGCAAACAGAATCACGGCGTCTGGCCAGTGCATTGCTAAAAATCGGCATTGAGCGCGGCGATCGTGTCGGGATCTGGTCGCACAACAATACTGAGTGGTTGTTGATGCAATTGGCGACGGCGCGGGTCGGCATTATTTTGGTGAATATTAACCCCGCCTATCGGGTCAGCGAGCTGGAGTACGCGCTCAATAAAGTAGGTTGCAAAGCGTTGGTCACGATGACCATTTTTAAAACCAGTGATTATCTGGAAATGTTGCGCACAGTCGCGCCAGAATTGGCGACATGCGCCCCCGGCCAGCTGATCGCAGCACGCGTACCCACCTTAAAAACGGTGGTGCAACTGGGGTCTGAAATATTGCCCGGCATGATGCGTTTTGCCGATTTGATCGCCAGCGGTGACGCTGACGATGCGCAAGTCGCTGCGATCAGCGCGACTCTGGACGCGACGGATGCGATCAATATTCAATTCACCAGCGGCACTACCGGCTTTCCAAAAGGCGCGACGCTGACCCACCGCAATATTCTGAACAACGGCTATTTCATTGGCGAAGCCATGCGCTTAACCGCGCAGGATAGGCTCTGCATTCCTGTGCCGCTGTACCACTGTTTCGGCATGGTGCTAGGCAATCTAGCCTGTTTAACGCATGGCGCAACCATCGTGTATCCGAACGATGGCTTCGATGCGTTGTCGGTATTGCAGGCGGTGCAGGACGAGCGCTGTACCGGCTTGCATGGCGTGCCGACCATGTTTATTGCGGAGCTTGATCATCCGCGTTTTGCCGAATTCGATCTAGCCACTTTACGCACCGGCATCATGGCCGGATCGCCGTGCCCGACCGAGATCATGAAGCGCGTTGTGCGTGATATGCATCTGGAGCAAATTACGATTGCGTATGGCATGACCGAGACCAGTCCGGTCAGTTGCCAAAGTCTGACGGATACGCCGCTGTCGAAACGCGTGTCGACCGTTGGTCAGGTGCATCCGCATCTTGAAGTCAAAATGGTCGATCCCGAATCCGGCGAGATCGTTGCCATCGGCGCTACCGGTGAGCTATGTACGCGTGGCTATTCGGTGATGCAAGGCTATTGGGATGATTTGCCAAAGACGCAAGAGGCAATCGATGCCGACGGCTGGATGCATACCGGCGATTTGGCGACGATGGACAGCGAAGGCTATGTCAACATCGTCGGGCGCATGAAAGACATGGTCATACGCGGTGGTGAAAATATTTATCCACGTGAAATTGAAGAATTTTTATATCGCCATCCAGCGGTGCAAGACGTGCAAGTCGTCGGTGTGCCGGACCCAAAATATGGCGAAGAGTTGTGTGCATGGGTGATCTTGCGGCCCGGTCAGAGCGTCGATGAAGATGGACTGCGGGCATTTTGTAAAGATCAGATCGCCTATTACAAAATCCCGCGTTACATTCGGTTTGTGGCGGCTTTTCCGATGACGGTGACGGGGAAAATACAGAAATTCAAAATCCGCGATGCAATGAAAGAAGAACTGCAAATTACTGATGTGAAGACTGCCTGA